A stretch of DNA from Synechococcus sp. PROS-9-1:
ATTGAGTTGGGAGTTTGATGCGATGCCTATCTACCTTGCGGTTTTAGCTAGGGAAGTGACCAAGACTTTGCAAGGAAAGCTAGGAAGTGTATTCCTCAGGATTAACTCATCAGATAAGTTTTCTGGCAAATAAAGTTATTGTATTTGTTTGTCAAAGAGCTTCAATGGCTTCCATTGCTGGAACAAATTGTGTGCTGTTTTGATTGAAATCTGTGCACTCTTGATTCATGGCCTCACTGACCAGCTGGATGGTTTGGGTGGCTTGGGAAGACTTTAGCCACTTCTTTTGCGATTCCCAGTTGTTGTTTTTAATTGCTGCTTCCACGATTAGATCAGCGCGCTTTTGGCTGTAGTCAGCGTGCAGCACTTTGCAGGCTGCATAAGCCGATTGACCTACGAGTGCTCGGCGCATGTCTTGCTCGGACGTCTGGTTGGTCTGGGCTTGTGCGCCACTCCAAACGATCGCCTGACTCAGCATCAAACCAAGGCTGATCCAGAGCAAATGTTTGCGGGGCATCATCGGCTTACTCATAGGGCGCGCTGAAAGTCTCGCCTGTGGCCATCGGGATGGTGAGTTCCTCTCTCCATTGGCTCAGCGGTTTCTCCCAGCCTTCCTCCCAGCGCTGCAAAACCAGCGGCTTGGCCTGCAGGCCGACGCGCTGACCGTGAGCAATGGCGCGACTGATCGCTTCGTGGTCAGTGGGTTGAAAGCGGAAGGCCTTAAAGCTGGCCAGAAGATTGAGCAGCACGTAAGCGGGGAAGCCAATCTGGGTGGCGGTGATCGCCAACACGGCCGACTCCCCCTGCGCTTGGGTGTTGAGCCCAGCGATCACGTGATGAATGTCGTGGGTGGTAGCGATGCGTTGGGTGAGCCAGAGGGCTTCCGTGCTCGTGTCTCGAGGACGGAAAAAGTCGGCGTCGTAATTCAAGCGGCGAATCATTCCCGCATAGGCCCGGCCCAGTGTTCCTTCCGGAAGCAACTCCAGCGTTTCAATGTTTGGTTGAAAGGCTGGGAAGCGCTGTTCCATCATCTCGGCACCGCCAGGTAAGGCCTTAAAGCGCGCGATCGAAACGTCCATGGCCTCACTGTCGAGGAAGTTGTCAATCAGGTCACCCACCCCTTTGAGTGAACCTTCCGTGACTGCAATCTCGCGCAGGATGCGCAGATTTTTAATGGAGCGCAGCAGCTCGCGGGTTCGTGGCATCTAGGGGTTCCTCGATCGGGCTCGCACTCAAATTAGGTTTGTAGCGTGGACGAACGGCCTTCAGCAGGGGAACCACCGCTAAACAGGTGCAAGCCATCAACAACCAAAGCACCAAGCCGTGGCCCTGTTGGTCTAAGAGGGCACCTGCTAGTAGAGGTGCTGCGATGGCACTGATCGCAAAGCACTGCGAGAACAAGGCCATCGCTAAACCGCGATGTTGCAGTGGCGTTTCTTCCACCATGGCTTCTGCCGCCGTTGGTAAAAAAGCAGCCTCTCCAAAGGCGATTGGAACCATCGCAAGCGCAATCAGGCTGCTGCCTCCCGACCAGAGCGCGGACCCAGCCAATAAGAGGCAGCCTGTGATGAATCCGAGCAGACCCATGCCTAAGCCAAAACGCAGACTTCGCTTTGCAACCCAATTGCCGATCGGCCACTGAAGCACCATCAACAGAAGGAGCTGCCAAGCAATCAAGCCGCCGCTGGAGGCTTCGCTGAGCGGTGCGCGGGCAATCCCTCCTCGTACCATGTCCAGCGGAAGGGCGCTTTGCATTAAAGACACAATTCCAGTGGCGACTACGCTCACAACCAGCACTGGAATGAGGGGAAGAAGCCAGTGCCAGCCTGCCTCTGAGTTGGCTATAGCCTTCGTCTTGGCGTCGCTGTTCGACGCTGTTTCAGCCTTGAGTTTGTGATTGTTGGTTGTCGTGGCGCTGGCATGCAAAAGCGCTGCCCGTCCGTCTGGCAGGGGCGTGAGCAACAACACCACCAGCATGCTCAACACGGCCGCGGCCTCCACCGCATAGACCATCCGGATCATCTCCATGGCGGTTAAAACCGCACCGAGTAAGGCGCCAGTGGCGACTCCTAAGGCGTCGGCGCTGCGAGCGAGAGCGTATCCACGGCTGGAATTAAAACCGCTGCAGCTCAAGGGAACGGCCAATTCAATGGCAGGGAAATAAAGGCCAGCCGCTACACCGATCAGCAACTGTCCAACGAGGTATCCGTTAAAGCCTGTGGCCTGAAACAGGACCAAATCCGCCATTAAGGCGAGCAGGGCAGCGGCTCGAACTGGCCATGAGCAGGTCAGCCCGCGGTCCAGCAAGACGCCACTCAACAGCCTTGCCACCGTGCCGATCAAGGCAGAGGCCGCCAAGCCTTGACTCACTTGCACTGCCGTGAAGCTGGCCTGGTGAAACACGATCGGTGTCAGATAAATGACACCACCCGCTCCAAAAGATGCGAGCAGGCGAATAAACGCCACTTCTTGCAAAGGTGCGGGAAACTGGTTCCACCAGTGGACTGGTCTTGGCCTTGCGAAGACGCTCAA
This window harbors:
- a CDS encoding MFS transporter codes for the protein MAFIRLLASFGAGGVIYLTPIVFHQASFTAVQVSQGLAASALIGTVARLLSGVLLDRGLTCSWPVRAAALLALMADLVLFQATGFNGYLVGQLLIGVAAGLYFPAIELAVPLSCSGFNSSRGYALARSADALGVATGALLGAVLTAMEMIRMVYAVEAAAVLSMLVVLLLTPLPDGRAALLHASATTTNNHKLKAETASNSDAKTKAIANSEAGWHWLLPLIPVLVVSVVATGIVSLMQSALPLDMVRGGIARAPLSEASSGGLIAWQLLLLMVLQWPIGNWVAKRSLRFGLGMGLLGFITGCLLLAGSALWSGGSSLIALAMVPIAFGEAAFLPTAAEAMVEETPLQHRGLAMALFSQCFAISAIAAPLLAGALLDQQGHGLVLWLLMACTCLAVVPLLKAVRPRYKPNLSASPIEEPLDATNPRAAALH
- a CDS encoding Coq4 family protein, with protein sequence MPRTRELLRSIKNLRILREIAVTEGSLKGVGDLIDNFLDSEAMDVSIARFKALPGGAEMMEQRFPAFQPNIETLELLPEGTLGRAYAGMIRRLNYDADFFRPRDTSTEALWLTQRIATTHDIHHVIAGLNTQAQGESAVLAITATQIGFPAYVLLNLLASFKAFRFQPTDHEAISRAIAHGQRVGLQAKPLVLQRWEEGWEKPLSQWREELTIPMATGETFSAPYE